Within Ischnura elegans chromosome 6, ioIscEleg1.1, whole genome shotgun sequence, the genomic segment CAGAGTGATACAACACGTTAGACTGCCAAACCAACTATCTACAGTGAAACTCGCTTCTGATGAATTTCAGGATACTATCATTCTATTCTGTTTTAAACAGGATTTCGTTATAttcataataaaggattttgccaTATACATCACAAGATTGCCAGCTAGTATTCCATCAAATCATCTTTATTTACACAACAGATCTGTAACAATAAACCATCGTCCCTTGACCTTTCCATCTAATGGTAGTAAAGGGAAGAATTTTAAGATGTAGAAATATATGGTGATAGCCACATGTAAGAGAAAAAAGCAAAGATGATAAGGTAAGACACAGTTTAGTAGCGCACATGGCcttaatttattcattgaaaaaagaaaataattcctcaaTGGAACAAAGAATAGTTCATAATAGCCAACATTTCGTTTCATCCTAACACATTACATgcagggaaattaacattggtgactggaaagtccaagggactggtaactcacctcgttataggcaAGATTTTGTTACATTTGTGATAGATAGAAGCAAGTTTTACTGTACGTAGCAACCTATTCTTGGAAAGTAGTAGAATGAGAAGGCTCCCTCAGAGCACTCAAAAAGCTACCTAAGCACCTCTGCATCTGTTCCATGGCAGAAAGCAGCCATTGCATCGGGTTGGTAATGAATAAGTATATGAGAAGAATAAGTATGTTCTACATCAAGCTAAAGAGAGAAACTGAGCCAAACTTGGTATAATTCTAATAACACAAGCAGTAACTGCTACTGACATTCATTAGTTGTCAAGTGTACTGATAATAACCTCGTCGTAAGATGTACCAATCATTGGCAAGCCCAGAAATGCCTTCAGAGTGGGAggttgtattaatttattttcacaatattGCCATAGCAAGAATCTTTTTTTTTGGGAGAGGGgatggtaaatttttatttcagtgggTTCATTCGAAGGAGGCACATCAGAAGCTGACTGTATCTCCCAAAAATTTCTGGGAAAAGGGTTTAAAACTTCCACACGCTAGCTCGATCGTCAGAGGATTTGTTATCATTTTGACCATAACGTTCAGAGGCATTTTCGAATGGAACCGACTATAATAACTCCAATTTTTCCCCTGACGCTAGTGCCTCTAAATGGGTATCTCAATGGATTAATTAAGGTTTCtaagaataaaaatagtttaattcaGGGAAGATTGTTCAATTTGTCTCCTTTACCATCTACTTTGATTTCTTGATACTGGCGCTAAGGTTACTTCGTAAACTGAAACACTCGAGTCCCTAAGGATACGCGCATGTGTCATATCCATAAAACCAATGAGAAAATTCGCCTTTAGTTATCCTAAATGTATCTCTACCAAAGAAAACTAAGAGTGAAGCAGTATAGGTAACTTACAAAAGTATCAACACGTCTCGGTCAATGAGATGACAGCATAGGTTAAGGGATTAACAGCGTTTACGTTGCGTTGAAACAATAATAACACAGCCAAAAGATATTAAATCTTCCGCTCAATCACTGCGACATTGTTATTTACACCACTCAATcactaataaaatttcaaactaCGATTGAGctttaatattttgaaaggaaGGATATAGTTAATGAACAAGATTTCgcacaacatttttaaaaaattcacggtAAGACAGCATCGCAAACATACCCGTCAAATAATTGTACAGATCAAGGAAGACAGCTTATTTTAAGGTGCAGTTCGTGAGAGTGTGCAATATCTTGGAACAGAATATATGCACTTTCTTGGAATAGGTTCCTTGGGAGAAAACACTTGCATGTCGTAATTCGTCAAGGAAAATTCGCAATGTACAAGAGATAACTCACGTGCTCACGTAGATAATGTAGATAATTAAACGTATTGACTCCTTCTGCCACTAGAATGGTATCAAGAGTTAATGCGACTCACAAATTGACTGTTCTATTCCAAATGAGACGGCTCCGGCATGACTTTCACTTCCTATTTTCCCAGCATCTTAAGTTCAACTTAATGAGTAAAGATTGAGTTTGAAGTGATTTTCATATAACCTTTCGAGTTCGGGACTAATTTTACAGCTGTTAATAAAGACACTGAGCGCAGATTCCCGACTGTATCCCTAACCATCCCTTACGTTTTGTTCGTTTTTTAAGGCGGTTGTGGTTATTGTGAtgtttacatttatttgtttatatgaTCCGCCAACGGTGGCGCAATTGACTTTTTTGTCGAAAGTGGCTGCCGTCGTTGCTATGAAGCCATTTGATATTGGGAGGCAATCATAAACTCTATGGACCACAGCTATTAAAAAGTATTCTCTTATTGAAGTATCCTTTGATTGGCTCTCCGCGCATAACCATATCTTATAACTATAATGGTATAATATTTTCTCTGTAATTCCTCTGGGGAATGTACGATGTCAACATGGACTCATTGTGTTTGTGGAATAGTAATCCCAGGAAATAAATTCATACCTAAAACTGATGGGATCGAAAGGTGATGACTTTTATTCATGGCCACTGACCGTATATGATGTACTCCTGGCTGGTTTCATTCATCGCACCTGCAAAACGATAGTGCGTCGACAATGACATTTTAAAAGAAATGGGAAACTGTAATTGTATGCGAGACTGTTTGAACAGATGCGTCCGTCGTCCGGCTCAAAAGTAGGTTTGGTGATTATATGTTTTGATTCATGGTAATCCTTAAGGTTTCTGTGTTTAATTGTGGTTTCTTTTCAGGAAAGTGGTCTTGCTACTTTTGGGGTTAGAAAATGCTGGTAAAACTACCGTGGCCAAAGGACTCGCTCATGGTAACAagattttcgattattttcatagTTTATAACTAATGCATTGTCTAATAGTGTCATTTTTCTTTTAGAATTGGTGAACGGAGTTGTTCCAACAGTGGGGTTTTCATCTGTCACTCTAGAGTATAAAAAGTACTCCGTAGTACTATATGACCTCGGAGGAGGACCAGGAATTAGAGCTATTTGGCATAAGTATTTTGTTGATGTAAGTAAGGTtctcatctttatttttttgcattaacatGGAAGCATTTATGTTCTTGTATTCCACCGAGTTAAATACCTACCCGCTGACTTGTATATTATGAGCACGATCCAATTCCATACTAACATGATTGGTACATTTAACTAGTTGTTGAGTAGTTACCTAGGAATTTAGGTCAATTGTGGCTTACTCTCATGTTATACTCTCATTCGTAcgatcattcactgtgtatagcgGCCTGAAGTGACAGTGTGCTGCCTGTTTCTGCCCCTTTTATCGATTGAGTTTTGTACAATATTTATGTTCAGCTTTAAGCGGCCTTATCTATAGGTTCCTGAAGTTATTCATCATTGGCACATCAATTAATTGTAGAATATATTTGTTAACTGCCTATCACCGATTTGCTTATGAAATACGTAGTGGGGGAGTAGAgacttaaaatttatgttattttgttgatgtatttgttgtgtGTTAAATACGTAATATCTCTATCAGATGCTAGGAATGGGAGGAggttttaagtatattttatgcCGATACTCATTCACTGAAAAACTGACTGGGCTGGAATAGGTGATCCTGATGCTGCTGACTAGGCTTCTACCTCGTTTAAATATTGAGTGCAAAGACACCTTGAGAATTTTTCTTTagagaatggaatttttttaatcctcactttaacatcattttcatatttgatcAGCAGTTGGGAAATATAAAGTTAACAAatgtaaagaggaaatattttgaaaaatgttaaagGAAATTTATAAGATACACTGGAAATGTTAAGAGCTTTGGTAAGATCTTTGGCAGGTTGGATAAGTTCGTATGAATAAATTGAATCAATAGAAGTGCAAATCACATGTTAACTTAATAAATTAACTAGTTATATATGACTCATATGGTGTGTCATCTACTCCAAGGATGGTAGTAGCCATGAGTCAAGCATATGAGTCATATCTGTCCTCAGTGTGTTCACTGAAGAATGTTgactgaataaaattttcttgtgagGGAATGATGAGTGGGAGGCTCTATTAGAGAGGGGGTGTGTTTTTGGAGGGGTTGATTCCAGGGGGGCTGTGTCCCTATAGTTTCTATGGATTAAAATCACTTGACCCCTCTCTGATGggtatacctatatatatgcaTATCTGATACATATTTGGCTTTGGTTTAATTGTGAGTTTAAgctatttttcagttttcaaatgAGCTTACTTCTCCATTGTCTAGTTGGGAAATGTCCCATCAAGAGTGCTTACTAGAATGAGGTCCAAAAAGTATAATTTCATGTATTATGTTTATGCTTGAGAAATAAATGATTCGGATACCCCTATTGTGTTCAGTTTCAAGGATATCTGGACATTTTATTTGTAATGTAGATTTCTGTTCTTTGAtaacgttttaaatattttctgaaaattttcaaggttggAATCAGTAAAAAATTGGCTTTAAAGTAAAACCTAGGATGCCTCTTTTTGCAACTTTTTTTGTCTGTGCGCATCATATTATGTACCaggtaaaattttccttcctttatcaataaaagttaaaaatgtatgtaatatttttccaaattggcTAATATATTCTGTTTTGAATGAACTTCAAGATTTTTTGAAAGCTATCAGACTATGCAATCTGTCCTGGTTAAGTTCTTTGTTAAAAGGGTAGTTTTGTTCATCAAactaaacgaaaggcattgattgcaattcgttacgcacctttagtgtattcataatatatgtattcaaaGTATTTGGtattataattcccagtttagacaaatggcaattgtcaattttaacctcttttgaaaaaggccagattggtggctATGTGATGCCTCTCCACATGACGTTACaggacctagatgctacacgagtagtcgggagttttacattgcctgagctcaccaatgcatgcatgaggcacagagctcagggaaacatctcttaataatcacctattaaaactgcctacggttgaaaagtttccttcatttgttagggtagtaataatccttatttaagcaagtgctacctgctagcagggtactctgctacctgctagcaagatactctgctatctgctagcagggtactctgctacctgctagcagcctgcattgtagcggtgctcatagcttcgcaccaaggtggcctcacttgGCAGCagccggaatcagaatgacgtcgcacgggattttccaagcattcatacgtagccgtcacATTTttgcacacttgaaaattttcacttttcatttaatcgcaaaaaataggtatagtcatttaaaaatctaaaagcatgaaatacgtactccaggagaaataatctttcgattttggccataaaaaaggaatagaaaaccaccttattgttaattttttacctttttatgctcactgagttaaaataatttgggaaGATTTGCCATGTTCTCATTATTTCACagttttcaaaggttttttttatgatttcaggCACACGGCATGATATTTGTATTGGATTCTAGTGACATTGATAAAGTTGCTGAATGTAGAGATGTTTTGAGAAATTTACTATCCAATGAAAAACTATGTGGGAAGCCTTTGTtagtgtaagtattaattttGGTGTAAATTAGTACTTTTCTCTGTATTTGTGGTCCTTTTTCAACTAAGTTAATACATATTTCTACTGAtatctctatttgccaagacattttttttactctagTAGTCATTAACATTTTTGGTATGCTTAGACCAGCATCTCTTTATAGGTGTAGATAAATGACCTAGAAGGCAGAGCTGGTTTTAGCATAAAAACATTCACTGTCGTCTATGATATTATTAGCAATTGTTTTGTTTCAATCATGATACATTGGTTTACCTTCTGGAATTTTTGGTGTCCTagttgtaaaagtttttttttctaaatttttcatttttaccctttGATTGTCAGATGAGATAATATGTAccaggatattttattttaccacttTCAAGACAGCCAAAATTACACTGAGGCAGCTATCAAATGCCCAAgacattcaattgaaattttcgaAATCAGTCTTACCATTTTAAATCATTGTTGCCATCTGGTAATTTTGTATGTAATAAGTGTATCGAAATACTTTTAGTGTTTTTGAAGTCATATGAAACCCTTCTTATTTTGACAGCCTTGGAAATAAGCAGGATGTGGAAGGTGCCTTAGATGAGATAGACATTGTGGAGATGCTTCATTTAGAAGACCTTGTGAATCAGCAGAAGTGTCCTACGTTGGTGGAAACATGCTCTGCTGTGGCACTTTCAAAGTCTCATTTCAAAGATGATCAGGTTATCCAGAATTCTTTCAAGTAGGTTTTATTTTCATCTGTAAAGTGTCATCACAGATTAAAacgtacatatttattataacgtttattatacaaaaccagaaatgaatattattttagaaatactCCTTATTCTCATGTACCACACACCCTGTATAAAATGTGTACCTTGTTTTTGGACAATGAATTTAGGAAAAtcataatttctaaaaaatttgCTCAAGATGTgtaataataaatggaaaactGACAACATGTACATTATTAGGTATAATGGAACAGCATTCTACTGTTTCCCATTAAATAACAGACTCGCTTTTACAATCGCTTGTCACCAATGTCAGCTACTTGCTTTTGCACCATGATCGTGAGATAAACGGTGCAATGGCAATTTTAGTGAGGGGGCCCTCCTCTGGGCATTGCAAGTGAAAGGgagaaattgaagaaagaaagtACAGCAAATTCATGATTATCCTTGCTAACAATGTGGAGAGGCGGTACAAATAAACAGCCTGACAGTTCCTCTGATGTCAGGGCCACCCTTCCCCTACCACTCCGGTGGAGTGAGGAGGGTTGACGAGTGtattacccaaaatttttattgctaccaggATATCTTGCACTTTGGCgttttccctcaccataaggatcacATAGGGGCTAAACCTAATTCTACCAGACCGcccctcgtggcagggggtgcttcCTTTACAAGGGGTCTCTTCtccactggctggcagctaaaatcatgAACTCCCACAGCCCAAGGTTTAATGATAGTCCAATTCCAACTATTTATTCATCATCTGAGGAAGGGACCTGCAATGGCCGTGAAACCTCGCTAGGCAAAGCACAATATGCAGCTTATCCCAAAAGCCTCCGATACTAAAGAAGAATCTTCGAACATTAATCAAGTGTTTTTTCTGCCACTCATCGTCTTCTGTAATGCTAGAGCAGACATCCTagtaaatgtgaaataaaataattccgtttcatgttgtcagcaagtaaatagaataattttgttttatgtaGGGAATTCTGATGGAAATATGTAATAAGCCCGGTGTAGTCTTGCATTAAAATGCGATAATCCTGGTGCTTTTGTGTCTGATTTTATATCTTATAAAGGTGacagaaaatattgaaggaaTGTGAAACTTGTTCATGGATAATCAATCATTGGTAATCTGTAGCCAAATAATCGGGAGACTGCTGTAATTCCTATCCTAGAACATATTGatttttcttcgttaaaactttcacgggtgCTCGTCATTTTGAATGAAAGCTTTTGGGCCATGTCACTGCGTCAATTCTTGggtagccccaacgtttcccaagCGATGCTGGTTGCTTTCTCAAGAGATTCTGAaaagttgggaatttaaattctgatatataggtatctgtgtgaGGTGGTGGgaagcgggaggttggaggagtgagttgttgattgtttttttctcactacgggttgccaagtacggctaattttagtaccggtgtccctgttgaaattgttcttttcttctttaaatatttcaatggcttctctgacgagtctctgtttgaGAAATTCCTAGAAGAGCACGCGAGAGCGATTCaactggggcaatcaacaaagtccgcggtagccgaacacgcagcacTTGGCCACACAGtcgacctcaaggaagccaaAATATTTGcgaaagtaaaaggttttaaacagagactcggcagagaagccattgaaatatctatagaatgaaagaacatttcaacagagacaccggcattaaaattagccgtacttggcaacccatagtgagaaaaaacaatcaacaacccactccGCCAACCTCCCTTACTGTAATGGTTGGCAATGCGTAGTATGTGGAAGCAAAAAATTTGggttgaaaaatgaaagaagtaGGTAATTTTTCCAGGTTTGCCATGCTGTCTTTTAAACTGGTGGATGGTCTTTAATTTATTGTGGTTAAATTTTAGTTATTGGATCAATTActcgcaaaattttcattttgtttaataTATTTGTCAGTTGTCTGATTCTCttgtgaagatgattttttgaTGTTGCACTTGCACAATCATAATGTATGAAATGTCTTATTTCCTTTCTGACCAGGTGGCTGCTGAGCCTAATTGAGAGGGACTACGATGACCTGAACAGCCGAGTTGAAAAAGATATGCTTGAGCAGAAAGAAATAGATCAAGCAGAATATAAAGAGAAAGTGAAGCGAGTTAAAGAAGCAAGATTAAGCCGAGAAGGCGGTAGCATTGATGTggattttggtgaaaatttgcCTCAAGTTGAAGGTGATGTTGTTGATGACTGTGGAAAATATGCCAGTCCTTTTAAGCCAATTAATGAACTTTTGGTGAGTCAGAGATCATGTTTGAAATTCTATCTTTTTTTGACTTGGTAAATAATGCCTATGTAATAACAAAGGTAGAACGGAAGTGCCCTATTGGAGTCATGCTTTATTGTTACTTCTGCTGGCCATTTATTTAATCTATTATTCTACCACTCTCTGGATGTACTTTTTAACTCTCTCGCTTCCAACATCTGCTATCTTCATGTCCAGCGAGAGTACTCGATACTCTATAGCAGTGGCGTAGCACGGGGGAAGTCTGGGGGGTCCAgacttccccctccctcccacccctccctccaaAATTTATGAACACAATTACCCTCcttcataaattaaaacaaaatattgaaaaatcatgagtttgctaaagatttctttgactattgaagttttttagattatgaaaagtgttaaaattatttttaaactgtctgcttagaaccctgtttttttttgtaaattttccccctggttttggacccccccccccccccccccccccccccccccccccccgaacaaaattcctggctactccactgatGTATACTATGATTGTGGAATCTTgctaatggattttttaaaacttgtcaATAGAGGTAATGTACtagtatgtattttttatttacatcgaAACAGCATAATTATTAACTAATCACCCCTGCCAGCCCCATTCCCATATCACACTTATTTTTTCGCTTTAGCATCAGACCTTTTACTGCATAAAATCTGTTTTATTTCTCACAAATACTGAAAATCTCCCAAGTACTTGCTCCATTCACACTTATTGTCTCCTCTTTATCTCCTCTGGCAAAATCTTTTGTCTTTCACAATATGCAAATATACCCAAAATccttcttattgttttttttctacaaCCTTTTGTCCCTTCATCAAATTATTCATCTTCACTCATTGTATTTTTTGACTCCTTTAGAAATTATCCCTCTTAAACCACTAAGTTTAACTTTTATTTGTTCTTTTACCTCCATATCCTACACACCTTTATTCTTCTCTAAATCCTCTTCTTAAGTGCCTTCAACGTATGTATTCTTATCATAAACTTCTTATCATTCTTATAAACCACCCTTTGCCAATGCTATTCTCCTCATGATACCTTGACTATTGTGTCAATTATCTTCTAAAACAGTTCCAGAATATAATCATAGTTAGTTTTGCTTGGTTATGTGTCGTATCCATTACATCAAGCGtaatctttttatttcctttaataaaatctgctttgtctatttttttctgtttagaAAGTATTGTAATAGTCATACGGTAAAGATATTGATTGACACTTATCTGGATGTCACAGCAAAttagtgtttcattttttattttgaggagCTCTGTTTTAGTTGTGTAATTGGagtacataattaagtatattttgtgaacatttaaaaaatgattagtGAAACAACTTTATACTCTCCACAGGGCTTTATAAGTACTGCGATAGATTTCAAGGACTAAGTATCATTTTCAGATTGGAGGGGGTGAGACCCttgaaaataatgcttatttttttaaattaatcaggGTACGTAAAAAGCTGTGTGGAAAGTATAAAGTTGTCTCTTTAACCATGCTTAACTTTTGgaattttcacaaagtatttTCTTCATCCATTAGTTAATTTGTGAGATGAAGCTCAATTGAGTTTAACTTAAGCTTTCATAATCATTCCATATACATTGTTTAGCacatattatcatattttaacaaAGATAGACGATTCTATTCTTTCTCTATATTAAGGAAAACCTGATATTGGTAGCTCACTCAGATTTTTCAATTAAACATGCATTGAATACTAATTTATGCCCCAGTAGGTGTGAATGCCAAAAATATTATAGGAAAGATAGTTAATTCATTGATGAAAGTAAGTAGGAGCAAACCTCAACATTGAATTTGTTGTACAATGAATATCAGAAAACATAATCCAAAAATAAGTTCCGAAGCATAATGGTACTTTTACATTTTCAGCAGTGTTTTTGAAACATTCTGCAATGAAACTTGGCTAGGAAGTTTTCTGTACCAATCCTATAATGGCCAACACTTAATGCTGTTTTGGAATAGGCTGTGGTATGCAGTCATATTCTAAATATTGCCGTGATCGTCACACACAGAAAGTTTTGCTTTGCCAATCTTTGCTTGCATTGCATTCAGAGTGCACGCATGAGAAGTGAACCACCCATTTGGCTCTCATGTTcacatctttttttttcctccatgtaAACCCAGCTCAATGATATGCAACTGATAATGCAACTGTGATGTATTATTTATCTGTTAGAATGGGCAAGGCGACAACATGAAGAGATCCACAGAGGCTATTAATGATGCACTTGATGGCCAGTTTGGTGCTGCTCCTAGAAAGAAACAGTTACATCGACAGAATGGAATTAGTGAAGATATGATAAATGGTTCCAGACATACAAGGAATCGGTTAAATTGCTTCTGTATGGAATCCAGTGTAGGCAGTGAAGCTAATCTTCTGAAAAGTAAGTTTGAAGTCACTTCTTTATCTTGCATTCTCAAAACATATTAAAGAAGGAATTTTAATggactaaaaaaattattgggaagGACGTGCGATTTGTGAaggttttttattgttattattgtttcTAGTATATTTAATTTAAGGGGCACCAAACTTTtgtcttatgaaataaaaaaagggcaTAGTCTCTTTGAATTGGTGTATCGATTTGCAGGCAAAGATTGgcatgagtgaaaaataaaatatttagcattcATAAATCATGTCAGTCAAACACCCAGTATAAATTAGCACACATTCATAATCTAGGAAAATCTATGTtgtttaacatattttaattcttgggtgTATTGCCTCGAGAACATTTTCCATTGAAATGTCATCTCTTGTGAAATGTGTAAAAACAATGAGTCAAGTAAAACAATTGTTATTTGGgtataaaaaatttttctttgggAAGTGATGACATATGGTAGCATTAAAGTAGTACTGTAAgttttaatttagtaattttcaaaTCTATTGAAACTCTGGCGTCAAGGTGATGTATTATGTACCTTCAATAATTCCATTGAAGTTTTATGTTCGTGAATGCAAATGAAATGAAGGGATTGCAACAAGCAATAAATTATGGGGAAATGTGCATTACAGTTGACTGAGGTTTTTATTTCCTTAgaagtttttttgtgaaattattgtcAATTTTCAGTTTTCTGCACCATCTAACCGAAGATTTGAAATGTTCACTGTGAATGCAGTGattgtaggaaggaaaattttatattcttggTGGATCTCAATTATATAGATAGAGTTCATGCATcagaaaatattatgtattttatttcttacgATTTTTAGTGTGTCtgctgtaatttatttattggttACAATTCCTGTTTTATTCTAATATCCTCAAGTGATATTTCTCTCTTACATTTTATTGGTAgtgaaaattaattagttttcatgaaataaattcccACTGTGCATTTTAAGTAATGGAATTTTCCTAGCATAATGCAATACCCAAAATAGGCTGATGTCGTAAGCATGCCAAGAAGTTGTCAAAGTGACATCCTATCTCTGTTATGGGAAGAACAGGTGAAATGATTCTTGAAGGTTAAGTAACTGCAAAGACCACAGGGGTGCTTCGTCGTTGATCATCCGTTCAAGAATCAGTATAGCTGCTATGAGCCTAATAGTATTCTCAGTTCTTCTGTTTAGAGTTTTATGGAATACATTCAGCTCTGAACAAAGAACTGGGTGGACTAATTCCCATGTACTTACTCCTAAAGTCCCCCTACTACTTTTTCCCTATCCACCTTATACATACTTATCTTGCTCTTTCTGCTTTCAAAAGTATTGCTAACTGAAGAGAAGCTTGCATGCAAATTTTACTGTTACCTTTACTTTGAGGCCCACTGTGATATTTTCCTGTCTCTAGAAGCTCGAGTTTTAGTTGTAATATTAATGGGATTaaagcatttttattcataataccTATATCATCATCCTTTACATTCATCAAAAGAAGGCCAATGatatgatgattttattattcggtggaaatatattttacaggtACAAAGCGCACTTCTTCTAGACCTCTCAGTTTATGGAAAAACAATAAAACAGTTCCTATTGATAACAATGGAGATAGCAGTAGAGAAAATACTGAACAAGTTTGGGCCATTAGACTACCTTCTAATGATCATCCCAGGGAAGAAAATGCCATTGTTAGCATTCCAGAAGCCTTCACTGTTTGCCATCCAGTTGGTAAGCGATGTTGCTATATAATTTGGATttctaattcattaaaatatagttAGGCATGTGGAGGAT encodes:
- the LOC124160851 gene encoding ADP-ribosylation factor-like protein 13B, whose protein sequence is MGNCNCMRDCLNRCVRRPAQKKVVLLLLGLENAGKTTVAKGLAHELVNGVVPTVGFSSVTLEYKKYSVVLYDLGGGPGIRAIWHKYFVDAHGMIFVLDSSDIDKVAECRDVLRNLLSNEKLCGKPLLVLGNKQDVEGALDEIDIVEMLHLEDLVNQQKCPTLVETCSAVALSKSHFKDDQVIQNSFKWLLSLIERDYDDLNSRVEKDMLEQKEIDQAEYKEKVKRVKEARLSREGGSIDVDFGENLPQVEGDVVDDCGKYASPFKPINELLNGQGDNMKRSTEAINDALDGQFGAAPRKKQLHRQNGISEDMINGSRHTRNRLNCFCMESSVGSEANLLKSTKRTSSRPLSLWKNNKTVPIDNNGDSSRENTEQVWAIRLPSNDHPREENAIVSIPEAFTVCHPVDNNLELDDFTGMRGTAKSGVFQAMKG